The Micromonospora sp. Llam0 genome contains a region encoding:
- a CDS encoding helicase-related protein encodes MSEPIVGADQGDRRQFASGMTVLVRDEEWLVTEVSHTQDGVRLVVTGTSPLVRDQTAVFFHRPGSLDAVEPLLAEDTQLIHDTSPGFRRSRLFIEALLRKTPLPQGERRLATAGTHLADDLLYQREPAKRAFANLRPRLLIADAVGLGKTLEIGLLLSELIRRGRGDRILVVTPRHILEQFQHELWTRFAIGLVRLDSTGVARMQRQLPAGRNPFDYYQRVIASIDTLKSARYREQLRRVQWDAVVMDESHKLISKTALNNQLARVLAPTTHAFILASATPHNGDDESFNELISLIDPTSIVDVKKRATRDQLAHLYVRRHKMSPDVAAQLGTEWAERAKPQFVDCWATPPEEAVLDELYSTWITPPPGQSAPVTGKGSRLFPVTLLKAFLSSHEALLETVAGRLDRHKSNPERSAEAVALRRLGELARQVTDGDSAKLAALVRVLTQLGVGPKSPTRVVVFSERRKTIDWLYRQLPARLGFIQHDAAGQGEKGVTGPVRILHGSQSDEAQQRIVKDFALEGSDVRILLTSDVAAEGVNLHRQCHELIHYDIPWSLITIEQRNGRIDRYGQRVSPQIRVLLHRSANPAHEADESVSRKLTDKEDTAHRTLGEAAALMGLRDEQSEETSVEEAFLAGRDIDEIVPDEPTDADDIFMAGGGFDQDGQDAGFAAGVQPDDTVRQPRLFGSTREFVEDAFAEAYQNPAEAIGLTWLDATDYPDTFEFELNRDGNRLADLQRRLKVLPQSYLDERRILERMTLTFSPDVAKARLELARRHSGERPKRRGAATREQKFAESGWPDMSYLTDQHPVTEWLVDKVLARKSADTTQARRLTAPVIAAKVTAPVFLVNARYSNKQGKPTVLAWLALHCGENGMHVDEREFIQVLHDAKVNREMRMSAVGDLTGLRSLVPQAVETARAEMRRRLAAEEDNLMAPLTEYADQLHRWEAATGARYEQLTLTVVRNRAEQRVRHTVTKVKELIDELSTDGEPMIRIVGVLVPESV; translated from the coding sequence ATGAGCGAGCCGATCGTGGGTGCGGATCAGGGCGACAGGCGTCAGTTCGCCTCGGGGATGACGGTGCTGGTCCGCGATGAGGAGTGGCTGGTCACCGAGGTTAGCCACACCCAGGATGGTGTGCGGCTGGTGGTGACCGGGACCTCTCCGCTGGTGCGTGATCAGACGGCGGTCTTCTTCCACCGTCCCGGCAGCCTGGACGCGGTGGAGCCGCTGCTCGCGGAGGACACCCAGCTCATCCATGACACGTCGCCCGGGTTCCGCCGCTCCCGGTTGTTCATCGAGGCACTGTTGCGTAAGACGCCACTGCCGCAGGGAGAACGGCGGTTGGCGACCGCCGGCACGCACCTGGCCGACGATCTGCTGTATCAGCGGGAGCCGGCGAAGCGGGCGTTCGCGAACCTGCGACCTCGGCTGCTGATCGCCGACGCGGTGGGGCTCGGCAAGACTCTGGAGATCGGGCTGCTGCTCTCGGAGCTGATCCGGCGGGGGCGTGGGGATCGGATCCTGGTGGTAACGCCACGGCACATCCTGGAGCAGTTCCAGCACGAGCTGTGGACCCGCTTCGCGATCGGGCTGGTCCGCTTGGACTCCACCGGGGTTGCCCGGATGCAGCGGCAACTGCCCGCGGGGCGGAACCCGTTCGACTACTACCAGCGGGTGATCGCCTCGATCGACACGTTGAAAAGTGCCCGATACCGGGAGCAGTTGCGTCGGGTGCAGTGGGACGCCGTTGTCATGGACGAGTCGCACAAGCTGATCAGCAAGACGGCGTTGAACAACCAGCTTGCCCGGGTGCTCGCGCCGACGACTCATGCGTTCATCTTGGCCTCGGCCACCCCGCACAACGGCGACGACGAGTCGTTCAACGAGCTGATCAGCCTGATCGACCCGACGTCCATCGTCGATGTCAAGAAGCGCGCCACCCGGGATCAGCTGGCGCACCTGTATGTGCGCCGCCACAAGATGAGTCCGGACGTGGCCGCCCAGTTGGGTACCGAGTGGGCCGAGCGCGCCAAGCCCCAGTTCGTCGACTGCTGGGCAACCCCGCCGGAGGAGGCGGTCCTCGATGAGCTGTACTCGACCTGGATCACCCCGCCGCCGGGCCAGTCGGCTCCGGTCACGGGCAAGGGCAGCCGGCTGTTCCCCGTGACGCTACTCAAGGCATTTCTCTCCTCCCACGAAGCGTTGCTGGAGACCGTCGCCGGTCGCCTCGACCGGCATAAGTCCAACCCGGAACGTTCCGCCGAGGCTGTAGCCCTGCGGCGCCTCGGCGAGCTGGCCAGGCAGGTGACCGACGGCGACTCCGCTAAGCTCGCCGCGCTGGTCCGGGTCCTCACGCAGCTCGGTGTTGGGCCGAAGTCGCCGACTCGGGTGGTGGTCTTCTCCGAGCGGCGTAAGACGATCGACTGGCTCTACCGGCAGCTTCCGGCCCGGCTGGGGTTCATCCAGCATGACGCGGCAGGGCAGGGCGAGAAGGGTGTCACCGGCCCGGTGCGGATTCTGCACGGCAGTCAGTCCGACGAGGCCCAGCAGCGCATCGTCAAGGACTTCGCGCTGGAAGGCAGCGATGTGCGGATCCTGCTGACCAGCGACGTCGCCGCGGAGGGAGTCAACCTGCATCGCCAGTGCCACGAGCTGATCCACTACGACATCCCGTGGTCGCTGATTACCATCGAACAGCGCAACGGCCGGATCGACCGCTACGGGCAGCGCGTTTCCCCCCAGATCAGGGTGCTGCTACACCGGTCGGCGAACCCGGCCCATGAGGCCGACGAATCGGTGTCGAGGAAGCTGACGGACAAGGAGGACACCGCGCACCGCACCCTGGGAGAGGCCGCCGCGCTGATGGGTCTGCGTGACGAGCAGTCCGAGGAGACCAGCGTCGAGGAGGCGTTCCTCGCCGGCCGCGACATCGACGAGATCGTGCCTGACGAGCCGACAGACGCCGACGACATCTTCATGGCCGGCGGCGGGTTCGACCAGGACGGGCAAGACGCCGGGTTCGCCGCCGGCGTCCAACCCGATGACACGGTACGTCAGCCCAGGCTGTTCGGATCCACCCGTGAGTTCGTCGAAGACGCCTTCGCCGAGGCGTACCAGAACCCGGCGGAGGCCATCGGTCTGACCTGGCTGGACGCCACCGACTACCCGGACACCTTCGAGTTCGAGCTCAACCGCGACGGAAACCGCCTGGCGGACCTGCAGCGACGCCTCAAGGTCCTACCGCAGTCCTACCTGGACGAACGGCGGATCCTGGAACGGATGACGCTCACCTTCTCCCCAGACGTCGCCAAGGCCCGCCTGGAGTTGGCGCGCAGGCACAGCGGCGAGCGCCCCAAACGCCGCGGTGCGGCGACCCGTGAGCAGAAATTCGCCGAGTCCGGTTGGCCAGACATGTCCTACCTCACCGACCAGCACCCCGTCACCGAATGGCTGGTCGACAAGGTCCTCGCCCGCAAGTCCGCGGACACCACCCAAGCCAGGCGCCTGACCGCGCCGGTCATCGCCGCCAAAGTCACCGCGCCCGTGTTCCTCGTCAACGCCCGATACTCGAACAAACAGGGCAAACCGACGGTGCTGGCTTGGCTGGCCCTGCACTGCGGGGAGAACGGAATGCACGTCGACGAGCGGGAGTTCATCCAGGTGCTCCACGACGCGAAGGTCAACCGAGAGATGCGGATGAGCGCGGTCGGCGACCTCACCGGATTACGGTCACTCGTGCCGCAGGCCGTCGAGACCGCCCGCGCCGAAATGCGCCGCCGGCTGGCCGCCGAAGAGGACAACCTGATGGCCCCGCTCACCGAGTACGCCGACCAACTGCACCGTTGGGAGGCCGCGACCGGCGCCCGCTATGAGCAGCTCACCCTCACCGTCGTCCGAAACCGCGCCGAGCAACGGGTACGGCACACGGTGACCAAGGTCAAGGAACTGATCGACGAACTCTCCACCGACGGCGAACCGATGATCCGCATCGTCGGAGTACTCGTCCCCGAGAGCGTGTGA
- a CDS encoding serine/threonine-protein kinase produces MVPWQPLRADDPTECGGFRLTHRLGQGGFGTVFLGFRSDIDEPAAVKIFSSQYASSHLWRQRFRREIELIKTMAGLHTAALLDSGGGDEPPWLATRYVHAPSLDRLVHQYGAFEVLPAWWLATGLGEALAEIHAKGILHRDLKPQNILVEQSGIKVIDFGISRFTTGAGITVEPRFFGSDQYCANEHLLDPRAATEKSDVFALGAVLVWVMTGRTPFQDVMHHERLAGAPPNLDRVPDQLYELVESCLAVHPDHRPTALTVFRTALDHLTDFAVPLASEAGLPLPVEIRDFVEQWAAEPVPVPEHVLATTGGGGATSDSGGADVGAGGGESKADPGPERRRSAKGIFGSDWVARWHDAADRRRDSYGR; encoded by the coding sequence ATGGTGCCGTGGCAGCCCCTGCGGGCCGATGACCCGACGGAGTGCGGGGGTTTTCGGCTGACTCATCGCCTCGGTCAGGGCGGGTTCGGCACCGTCTTTCTCGGCTTTCGGTCCGACATCGACGAACCGGCCGCCGTGAAGATCTTCAGCTCGCAGTATGCGAGTTCGCACCTGTGGCGGCAGCGGTTCCGTCGTGAGATTGAGCTGATCAAGACCATGGCGGGCCTGCATACGGCCGCGTTGTTGGACTCTGGTGGCGGGGACGAACCGCCCTGGTTGGCCACGCGGTACGTCCACGCTCCGTCGTTGGACCGATTGGTGCACCAGTATGGGGCATTTGAGGTGTTGCCTGCGTGGTGGCTGGCGACGGGGTTGGGCGAGGCGCTGGCTGAGATCCACGCGAAGGGGATCCTGCACCGTGATCTGAAGCCGCAGAACATCCTGGTGGAGCAGTCCGGGATCAAGGTCATCGACTTTGGGATCTCCCGGTTCACCACGGGGGCTGGGATCACCGTTGAGCCGAGATTTTTCGGGTCCGATCAGTACTGCGCGAATGAGCACCTGCTGGATCCGCGGGCGGCGACCGAGAAGTCGGACGTCTTCGCCCTGGGTGCGGTGCTGGTCTGGGTGATGACCGGGCGGACGCCGTTCCAGGACGTCATGCACCACGAGCGGTTGGCGGGGGCCCCGCCGAACCTGGACCGGGTGCCGGACCAGCTGTATGAGCTGGTCGAGTCTTGCCTGGCGGTTCATCCGGACCATCGCCCGACGGCGTTGACGGTGTTCCGGACCGCGCTGGACCACCTGACGGACTTCGCCGTGCCGTTGGCGAGCGAGGCTGGGTTGCCGTTGCCGGTGGAGATCCGCGACTTCGTGGAGCAGTGGGCGGCCGAGCCGGTGCCTGTACCGGAACATGTGTTGGCGACGACCGGAGGAGGTGGAGCCACGAGTGACTCCGGCGGCGCGGATGTCGGGGCAGGCGGCGGCGAGTCGAAGGCCGATCCTGGGCCGGAGCGGCGACGGTCGGCGAAGGGGATCTTCGGCAGCGACTGGGTCGCCCGGTGGCACGACGCGGCAGATCGCCGTCGGGATAGCTACGGAAGGTAG